Proteins encoded together in one Lathyrus oleraceus cultivar Zhongwan6 chromosome 5, CAAS_Psat_ZW6_1.0, whole genome shotgun sequence window:
- the LOC127081642 gene encoding zinc finger BED domain-containing protein RICESLEEPER 2-like, with the protein MILRHRKLVLDGKLFHVRCCAHILNLLVQDGIGKIAKIVEDVRESVKFINQSEARLQTFSQIVQQLKLGGKKLILDCPTRWNSTYQMLSVAMQFKEVFPRFQDREPSYTTLPDDDDWEKVEKVSKLLEVFNVVTNIISGSEYPTANLYLAEVFRIKLVLDQVIQDESDFMKEMAKAMKGKFEKYWSQCNLVMSLASVLDPRIKMMGVNMCFPLIYPEVEARKNIENMRIALDDMYKEYVDILSEHNEEGSSRSGVDQNGLILESQKSSGWSLLMIYVEEQQAIPAVKYEIEEYLNEPTYKPKDNVHMSLCALEWWKLNCGKYRVLSHMAADVLAIPISIVALESTFSVGGRVIDSFRASLSLSTVDALICGGDWLRILHGIRNKPKVEQVQTEITLLP; encoded by the exons ATGATTTTAAGGCACCGGAAATTAGTGTTAGATGGAAAGTTATTTCATGTGCGTTGTTGTGCGCATATACTAAATTTGCTTGTTCAAGATGGTATTGGGAAAATAGCAAAAATAGTTGAAGACGTGCGTGAAAGTGTGAAGTTCATCAATCAGTCTGAAGCAAGGTTACAAACATTCTCACAAATAGTTCAACAACTAAAGCTTGGTGGTAAAAAATTAATTCTTGATTGCCCTACTCGTTGGAACTCCACCTATCAAATGTTGTCAGTTGCAATGCAGTTCAAAGAAGTCTTCCCTCGTTTTCAAGATCGAGAACCAAGCTATACAACTCTTCCAGATGATGATGATTGGGAAAAGGTTGAAAAAGTTTCCAAGTTGCTAGAGGTATTTAATGTTGTTACAAATATTATTTCAGGTAGTGAATATCCAACTGCTAACTTATATCTTGCTGAGGTATTTCGAATCAAACTAGTTTTAGATCAAGTTATCCAAGATGAATCTGATTTTATGAAAGAAATGGCAAAAGCGATGAAGggaaaatttgaaaaatattggAGCCAATGTAATCTTGTTATGTCGCTTGCTTCTGTTTTGGACCCTAGGATCAAAATGATGGGTGTTAACATGTGTTTTCCCTTAATTTACCCGGAAGTTGAAGCTAGAAAAAATATAGAAAATATGCGTATCGCGCTTGATGATATGTACAAAGAGTATGTTGATATACTTAGTGAGCATAATGAAGAAGGATCTAGTAGAAGTGGTGTTGATCAAAATGGGCTTATTTTGGAGTCACAAAAATCCTCAGGGTGGTCATTGTTAATGATTTATGTCGAAGAACAACAAGCAATTCCTGCTGTAAAATATGAAATTGAAGAGTATTTGAATGAGCCAACTTACAAACCTAAAGATAACGTCCATATGTCATTGTGTGCCTTGGAATGGTGGAAATTGAATTGTGGAAAATATAGAGTGTTGTCCCATATGGCAGCAGATGTTCTTGCCATTCCAATATCTATTGTGGCTTTGGAGTCAACCTTTAGCGTCGGAGGGAGAGTTATCGATTCATTTCGAGCTTCTTTAAGTTTATCTACTGTCGATGCTTTAATTTGTGGTGGTGATTGGCTTCGAATATTGCATGGAATTAGGAACAAACCTAAG GTGGAGCAAGTGCAAACAGAAATTACATTACTCCCTTGA